GAAATGACACCGTTTGACTTTATGTGGCCCATCAACATCTGaaattcttccttttctttctttaataaaacaaaataaaggttGGTAATGAGCTATATGAAGGGAAAAATGTTTATAACTATTGACACTATTTATTATGAGgtattatttacttatttaaaatgaGGCTTATACAACCATTTACAAGTCACAGCCAGCGTGCATCACATCTTACATCTGCTGAAAATGTCGGAGGTCTTAGTTTTGTTGTAGCTTCTCCGTATCTGGTACTGCCTCCTTTGCTGTATATTTGCAATATGCTCCACCTGTATTCAGCCACCCTCTTCAGCCTGCCTTGCTGGCTGTTTCTCTTCCATAAACTCGCTCTATGTTCCTCTGCtagctgctgcagaaacttCTTGGAGGTTTTGTTTTGGCATTTATTCTTGCAAAGTCCAGCATGTTGCAAAGCACAGCAACGAGCCATCGGAAAACGTCCTTACCATCTGATTCAAAACatccaaactaaaaacagaacaggGCAAAATACTAAtcatatttttcattctttataaTGCTGACGCTTTTTTATAGATGCCTAGGGAAATTAAGAAGTATATTTTGGGTAATACACTTGaacaatataatatattttttaaacctaaaagatctttagtttaaaaaaaaagaagaaaaatcatcaATTATCTGATTTTTCAACATTATTTAGCGTTTATCAACTACTGTCTGGCTGCAGATGATATAAATGTATTCTTTAATGTTTGATACAAACTGAGAccttttttaatttcaattttaatGGCCCTTTAGGAATTTGCAAATTTGCAATTTCCATTCAGTGatgatttacatttttctacTAATGCAGCTGCTGTTGACAGAGACGGTGGACTTCGGCAGTATTTTTGTGGTTGTCGCAGATTCAAAGGAAACACAAATTGTGCAAAATATCACAACTCCAGATCTAGAAGAAGGTGAGTTGGCATGCTGCAGTCACATGTAACAAATCAAGAAAACAACAGTGactgagtattttttttctcttctatttATTACAGTTTGTGCCTCAGAACTGAGGAGGAATGTAACAGAATGTGCTGGTGAGAGATTCAAGTTTCCAGTCTGTAACATTTAAGACAGGaatctcaaactctggtccttaaGGGCCACTAACCGGCAGGATtgggatgttttcctgctccagtaaacctgattcaaattagatggatccaacagcttgttctGCACtataatgacccattaatttgactcaagtAAACAGGGAAAtagctaaaacctgcaggacagtggtcctcGATAACCATAGTTTGATATCCCTGATAAAAGCCAATCTACTGGgagaaatacaataaataacataaataactaCTGTGTCTTTATTAGGGTAGGAGTATATGTTGTGTATTCAGGTGTGACTTTACAGTGTATCCTCTAATAATATATTGTCAACATGCCATAACAATATATGTTCTCTGCTATGTTTTATGCACATGCTGAAGCTGCTCAGCATGATTACAGATTAATAAAATGTGGTTATTTTATATGATGACTGACATGTGTCTCTCTCAGTTCCCAGACTCCAAGCAGTGACTCAGTATGAGAGAAATGTGGTCTGGCTGCAACTGGAAAATGCTGACTCCAAACAGAAAGAACTTTCTTTGCAGATGGTTTGGAATGACATAAGTGGAAAGGTTCTTTCATGGGTAAGTCGTTGTTAAACTTTTCAAAATATTCAATCTGGAATGCAAAATCAGCAAGCATGTGTAATCGTTTTCTCATCTTTCAGCCCAAAAACAAGAGTGAGATGGCGGTTTCACTAGACTTTGTTGCGCCATGCCTGTGCTTCCAGGTAGTGAACATCAGTGAGATCTGATAAGTAGCAAACAGATAAAATtatggtttaattttttatttttttttataggtatGGTGGAAAGGGGAAGATATAAGAGGAAAATACTGTCCTTTTACACATCAGCAAGGTAAAATATGTTCTCAAGGGTCAATATGAGAACTAGATCTGTTTTAGTTAATGAGTTAATTGAGACTTAGcacagcagtttgttttttcagatgCCCTCGAAAGACTGTGGCACAACGTGTCGGTGACTGTGGTGGAGACTCAGATGAGAGATGGTGGTACAGGGCTGAGATGGAATGTCACTTCGCTTTGTAGACTGGAAGCAGAGGTGGTGTTGTGCAAGAAAAACGTGGCAGGTGGCCAGTGTGAAGAAGTGATGGGCTCCAGACAGGAACTACAAGCTGGCTGGATTGCAACACACAACAGGCACTGGGTAAAACCACTGGAAAAGCAGGGTGCTAAGTCTCTGAGGGTTAAAGCAAAATTTCAATTCCTGCAGAGATAAACATGTAATTAAAAGCCATTAATCTTGTTGCAGCTTCTTTTTCACTATTCCAATCATCCTATTAATCATTTAATGGTTAAAGTTGAGTCAATAGAGCCCAGGTTTAAAAAGATgttcatttttctgcattttcccTCAGATCTGTTTTCTCTAAATCTGTTTGTGTGCAGAATTTTAGAAATACCAAGCAGATATGTTGCTCCAGATGGAATCACAACAGCTGGATATAGAAGTAGTCAACAAATTCAGCTAAATAGATGATATGATAATGATGATTTCAAGTTAAGTCTAGGATCAAACGTGATGAATGAGGATATTTTTCTGATGATTATTTATGTTgacaattaatttattaactttTCAGCTAACAGGAGAATTCAATGTGTCGCGCCATCCTCTGATTTGTGTACAGGTGACATTTGAATTTATAcctaatactaataataatgttaaatctaaaatgagacatgtatatatatacatttagtCCACTCTGCATCAAAATCAActctttgtaaatttattttttagatgaaGATAAAAGGGATGGAGTTTTCCTCAGAGCCCCAGTGTCCATTTGAAAGTAAGATTACTGGCTATTATTGTCCAGATCCACATTGAATTGTTGATAATTAATTTGCACTATTTATCAAGAATAAATACACATGGTTCCCTTAACTTTATATTtgcaaatgtttaataatattACTATATTTGAAATTCACTACATGCTTTCTGATGGCGTCATCATTCCAGCATCTCGAGTAAGATGGATCTTGCTGCTTCTCCTCGGATTGCTGCTGATCTGTTTGGTCGCACTTGGATCCTATTTCATTCAAGgtgtccttaaaggtcagctttCCTTTTTTGAGGAATTTGAAGTTTACTGGCCCTCTAGGAAAACTTCTAAATATGAGTTATGTTCCCACACAGGCTACGTTTGGAGATGGCTGAAAGAAGACGATGTTAAAGGTATGAGAAACTCTGACACTTATTTTATATTGGCCAAGAATACGTTTCCCACAGCTTCTTAAAACTGCTAAACATTTGGGCTGAAACTTTAACACTGAATTTATACCTACCTGGTAGAAAATAAGGCTGAAATAAGGGCAAAGACTAGAAAGAAAGATATAACCACATCCAGTTAGAGAagaggtttttctttatttgaaatataataTTCATGATATTAATAGGTtcttagaaatatttaatattaaatagttAATATATTATTTCATATAATAGGTTAAAAAACCTACAGATATCCTTTTCTTGACATTTTAGGCAACAGAAACACTGCAGTTTTGACACAAGGGccacttctttttaaatacTGGACTGTTTGTCTAAACTAGTTTTGGTGCAATGGGCTTTGAgacagagaaaatccagctgTCATTGTATCATTGTCATTTTTCAGGCGGTTCATTCACActgtcattaaataaaataaccacaATCAATATTTTGCCTTCCATATCAGGTGCTGTGGGTGGTGGTCATGTGGTGCTGTTGTACCcatctgatgatgatgacaagGGTCTTCCAGGGCTGCTGTGTCACCTGGGTTCATCGCTTCAGGCCCTGGGCTTCACTGTGTCCCTGGATCTGTGGAGCCAGGCAGAACTGGGCATACTGGGGCCTGTGCCATGGCTCCACTCTCGACTGGACCGACTTCAAAGGCAGGGGGGCAAAGTAGTACTTGTCCTAACTCAGGCCACCTGGACAAGGGCAGAAGAATGGGGAACCCGGAGCTGCGAGAGAAACACTCCCAGAGAGAAGCGCCTAAGtgtggaggaggagacaggaggaagCTCCCCTGCCTCATCTCAGCGTGTGGATGTTTTTGGTGCATCCCTGAGCTGTATTCTAGCAGACTATTTACAGGGCCGCGCTGGTGAGCGGTTCATGCTGGTGCAGTTTGAATCACTCCCACCGGAGCCTCCAGGTGGTTTCAGGCCACTGCCGCAGCTTTTTCGCGGCCTTCATGTTTACAGCCTTCCTTCCCAGAGTTTGGGTTTTCTTACTGAACTTGCTGGAACTCCTCACATGGCTTCTGCGTCCGCCAGAAGGAAAAGAGCAGGTGGGCTCAGGATGGCATCTCGAGCTCTGGCCCAAAGGCTGTCAGGGTTTACAGCAGGGACAAATGTATTACGACTTGCTGGGGTGTCTCAGGTTTGTGTTGGTGTCGGAGAGAAAGACTCTGGGGAAACTGTGCCTTTAAAACCATGTCTCATTACTCCCACATCCAGCCCTGACACCTGCCCTAAAATCAATGAAATGGAATGGGTCTAACAGCTGGAGAAAATGTTCAAACTTATTTTTTGTATAAGCAGCAAGTAATGACATAAAAATACCTCAAGTGATGCACTGGGAAATGAGCAGACGATTATGAGTCAGTTCAGCTGCCTTGTCAATTGCTGGTCAAATCATCTGTCTTGAGCTGATGAAATAGGGAAATTTCTGTTTCTAGCACCAAAACcagcagtttatttttccaatCAATCGATCCAATttcaaagaaattaaagaagtCAGCATTTCAATATGATAAGTACAGGAACAAAGACTACAGGTCCTGGTATGCTGCTTTATGCAGTGGGTATATCCCTAAAGCAGTATGACTTGATAGGCTCCAAAAAATGCAAGTGTCTTAATAAAGTTGCTTCTTAAACGCGACGCTTAACTTGTGGCTGTCTTAGACTAAGCCACCGCGTAAACACCGGTACATACAAATATGTCGCACAGTTACAGCTCTGAAATGtgtgaagaaaaaacatatCCTGTTGATAACTGtatagtaaatgtaaatgtatatattGTACTGCGTTGTTCAAACACTAGAAGTTGGTTttatactgttttgttttaaatggtttcAAATAAAGCATTAATAAGCTTGAAAACATACGATTCTTGCTAATGTTTTTCAGTAACAGTACACAAACAACTTGGATTTTCGTGACGTATTTACGTCGTGCTCGTTAATTTGTAAACTTTTAAGAGCTTACCGTTTGAAAATGTTCTGGTAAACACTGCGTGTCTGTATTAATCAGGTGATATCGGAGTATGAGGATGTTGAATGATTGGTTAATTGATTAAATCCCAGCAGCTTTGGGCGGTGTCGTTATCCTGCGTGGCAGCAGCTGTTTAGAAAACGTAGAAGCGACTGGAAGctgatcattcattcatttccacaGACTACTCAGTCCGTCCCACTGCAGACCAGCACTACACACAAGTCTGTATGAGCCGCGGCTAGCTAATCTTTGCAACAACTTGAAGCGTTAAAATTCGCATACCACAATGTGAAATTGTGCTTGGTGTTACGTGAGGTTGAGCCAGCTGGAGATCGGACAGTCATCGATAGTGCTGCGGACCTGGTGCTTTTCAACAAGGTAAGACCAGAATGGACAATAAAAACTGTACGTTGAGCTAATTTCAGACgaactaataataaaaatgacttcGAAGGTACGTAATATCAAATACAGCTAGGATAAATCACACCAGGATCAATTTAAACTGTACGGGACACACAAGAACATTTCATAGACAACGTTAGCAAAAGCTAGCCGCTAACAACTGACCTTAGCCAGATGCTAGCCGTCTAATTTTAGTGGTGCTGATGCTGAGCTAACTATGCTAACACTGAAGCTAAAGCATCTCAGCCAAGCTAAGTTGCGTGTTTTacatttcttcttaaaaaagGCCAGCGTCCAGCAGATATGATGCAACGTAGAGACCtgtcatttaaaagttttatttagttgtatATGCCACACGTAATTGCAGTTTCACCCATATTACGAATTCTACTAACATTTATTATACAGGTAATTAGATAATAAATCTGCAATGGGGTTGCAACTTTTAGGGACAAGTTTTCATCTCTATAACGCAATAGctacaaatgtttattattattattattgttgttgttattgttattatagtTATTATTGTTCATATCTTAGTTCTACTCAGTTCTCATCCTTTTTGTACAGTTAGAGAAGAAGCTAACAGAAGATGGCACATTCCTCTCCTATAACTGAATATTTGAagcagcataaaataaatatccaTATCTTTTAAGacacattttgttgttttatacaGTATTGATTAGATGTTGATTCAAGTCAgtgtgaaagtgtgttttgATTGTGAtattaaagcatttaaaaaaaaaactgtatctAAAATCCctgcaggataaaaaaaaattctctaaGTTCACTAGAACAAGTAAAGTTATAGTAGCCtttatatcatttttattgGATGATTAAATATATTGAAACCAAAACATTGGTGTTTAAGCAGCCTGCTACAGATTTAAACATCAAAAACAGAAGCTCTAATATGACAAACTGTTAATGAAAGGAAAATGATGGTAAATGATTAGACAtctgtttgaatattttttaaacatatgtcTGTTTTTCTCCAATCTTTGTCATTTAACAAATATCATCCAATACTTTGtcatttgattatttattgCATGTAATTCATGTTAGAAGTTTATTGTTCTACATGTCACATACTGCATCCAAAGTGTGACCTTGGC
This region of Melanotaenia boesemani isolate fMelBoe1 chromosome 13, fMelBoe1.pri, whole genome shotgun sequence genomic DNA includes:
- the wu:fl23c11 gene encoding uncharacterized protein wu:fl23c11 isoform X2; protein product: MASVFQWGPHVFLLLSLLPHYLLMSAGELNIIDHDTPKLTCSEGLSDCSVRPAPFTITRSDFVSVDITHMELNVALCSSATQHYKPCLQIGITLNATDFMKIGSEESGDDSDEEGIQSNRAIVKVCLSSPGIIGVCKAVQFKLRNPNLSQPSRQSSHKLLLTETVDFGSIFVVVADSKETQIVQNITTPDLEEVCASELRRNVTECAVPRLQAVTQYERNVVWLQLENADSKQKELSLQMVWNDISGKVLSWPKNKSEMAVSLDFVAPCLCFQVWWKGEDIRGKYCPFTHQQDALERLWHNVSVTVVETQMRDGGTGLRWNVTSLCRLEAEVVLCKKNVAGGQCEEVMGSRQELQAGWIATHNRHWLTGEFNVSRHPLICVQMKIKGMEFSSEPQCPFETSRVRWILLLLLGLLLICLVALGSYFIQGVLKGYVWRWLKEDDVKGAVGGGHVVLLYPSDDDDKGLPGLLCHLGSSLQALGFTVSLDLWSQAELGILGPVPWLHSRLDRLQRQGGKVVLVLTQATWTRAEEWGTRSCERNTPREKRLSVEEETGGSSPASSQRVDVFGASLSCILADYLQGRAGERFMLVQFESLPPEPPGGFRPLPQLFRGLHVYSLPSQSLGFLTELAGTPHMASASARRKRAGGLRMASRALAQRLSGFTAGTNVLRLAGVSQVCVGVGEKDSGETVPLKPCLITPTSSPDTCPKINEMEWV
- the wu:fl23c11 gene encoding uncharacterized protein wu:fl23c11 isoform X1, yielding MASVFQWGPHVFLLLSLLPHYLLMSAGELNIIDHDTPKLTCSEGLSDCSVRPGTITRSDFVSVDITHMELNVALCSSATQHYKPCLQIGITLNATDFMKIGSEESGDDSDEEGIQSNRAIVKVCLSSPGIIGVCKAVQFKLRNPNLSQPSRQSSHKLLLTETVDFGSIFVVVADSKETQIVQNITTPDLEEVCASELRRNVTECAVPRLQAVTQYERNVVWLQLENADSKQKELSLQMVWNDISGKVLSWPKNKSEMAVSLDFVAPCLCFQVWWKGEDIRGKYCPFTHQQDALERLWHNVSVTVVETQMRDGGTGLRWNVTSLCRLEAEVVLCKKNVAGGQCEEVMGSRQELQAGWIATHNRHWLTGEFNVSRHPLICVQMKIKGMEFSSEPQCPFESVIIPASRVRWILLLLLGLLLICLVALGSYFIQGVLKGYVWRWLKEDDVKGAVGGGHVVLLYPSDDDDKGLPGLLCHLGSSLQALGFTVSLDLWSQAELGILGPVPWLHSRLDRLQRQGGKVVLVLTQATWTRAEEWGTRSCERNTPREKRLSVEEETGGSSPASSQRVDVFGASLSCILADYLQGRAGERFMLVQFESLPPEPPGGFRPLPQLFRGLHVYSLPSQSLGFLTELAGTPHMASASARRKRAGGLRMASRALAQRLSGFTAGTNVLRLAGVSQVCVGVGEKDSGETVPLKPCLITPTSSPDTCPKINEMEWV